From one Macrobrachium nipponense isolate FS-2020 chromosome 37, ASM1510439v2, whole genome shotgun sequence genomic stretch:
- the LOC135209105 gene encoding WAS/WASL-interacting protein family member 1-like isoform X7 produces the protein MPPPPPPCAPGGLGPRAPPPPRLPAAKLGGGGGGNERNALLSDIRSGTRLKKTVTNDRSAPAIEGKSKPSTNGGSFGGGGGGGGGGSGMMNGGVPQLGGLFAGGMPRLKPTGARGFGSTNSSTGSSGPLLPPGRKPAPSVPQRDLSSESEVSTNDIPPSPKPSSKSSPAPPPPPTTRKPTFPGDRPSPRGPLPEPPSPGSKPRPNDLNTASNPVKSGHPTLPTKPNLVIKPSVGNKPAPPRPPNTAKPQPPPKSPVVQPNGSTPPHSSRPASRTNSMREFRSSSECDFNTESSHRFSKEDSSFSSTMTHTLPASHHNRSGESHFGHVRPVTVGRAGGLKMTAPSQPPPPPPNRPMIPAPPPPNQPPPPPPHRPKPEPPINAPPQPPSRFSSRQSGGDFESKFSFHTAQDFPYPLIYESCTKTYPSKNVLYL, from the exons ATGCCACCGCCACCGCCCCCATGTGCTCCTGGTGGGCTGGGCCCCCGTGCGCCACCCCCTCCGCGTTTGCCTGCTGCCAAactcggtggtggtggtgggggcaATGAACGCAATGCTCTTCTGTCGGATATTAGGAGCGGCACCAGACTTAAAAAAACTGTTACAAATGACCGTTCGGCACCTGCTATCGAGG GTAAAAGTAAGCCCTCTACAAATGGAGGGTCGTtcggtggaggaggagggggaggtggagggggcAGTGGGATGATGAATGGAGGGGTCCCTCAGCTGGGCGGTTTGTTCGCCGGAGGAATGCCCAGGTTGAAACCCACAGGAGCGAGAGGATTCGGCAGTACAAATTCTT CCACAGGCAGTAGTGGGCCGTTACTACCCCCAGGAAGGAAGCCTGCTCCAAGTGTGCCTCAGCGTGATTTGTCATCAGAGTCTGAAGTTTCCACTAATGATATACCTCCTAGTCCAAAG CCTAGTAGTAAGAGTAGTCCAGCCCCTCCTCCGCCTCCAACCACGCGAAAACCTACCTTTCCCGGTGATAGGCCGTCGCCAAGAGGACCCCTTCCCGAACCTCCTAGTCCTGGTAGTAAGCCTAGACCGAAC GATTTAAATACCGCATCAAATCCCGTTAAAAGCGGTCACCCGACCCTTCCAACCAAGCCTAATTTAGTAATCAAACCTAGTGTGGGGAATAAACCTGCACCACCTAGACCACCCAATACTGCCAAGCCACAACCTCCACCAAAGTCGCCAGTAGTACAA CCAAATGGGAGCACTCCACCTCATTCCAGTAGACCAGCAAGTAGAACAAATAGCATGCGTGAGTTCAGGAGTTCGAGCGAATGCGATTTTAACACGGAGAGTAGTCATCGTTTTTCAAAAGAAGATAGCTCCTTTTCGTCGACTATGACGCATACGCTTCCAGCATCGCATCACAACAGGTCGGGAGAATCACACTTCGGTCACGTCCGGCCAGTAACCGTGGGACGGGCGGGGGGGCTCAAGATGACTGCCCCTTCacagccccctcccccaccacctaaCAGGCCAATGATTCCAGCACCCCCTCCGCCAAACCAgcctcccccacctccccctcacAGACCGAAGCCAGAG cCTCCTATTAATGCACCTCCCCAGCCTCCCAGCAGATTTTCATCACGTCAGTCAG GTGGTGACTTTGAAAGCAAATTCAGTTTTCATACAGCTCAGGATTTCCCTTACCCCCTCATATACGAGAGCTGCACGAAGACCTACCCCAGCAAGAATG
- the LOC135209105 gene encoding WAS/WASL-interacting protein family member 3-like isoform X5 has protein sequence MPPPPPPCAPGGLGPRAPPPPRLPAAKLGGGGGGNERNALLSDIRSGTRLKKTVTNDRSAPAIEGKSKPSTNGGSFGGGGGGGGGGSGMMNGGVPQLGGLFAGGMPRLKPTGARGFGSTNSSTGSSGPLLPPGRKPAPSVPQRDLSSESEVSTNDIPPSPKPSSKSSPAPPPPPTTRKPTFPGDRPSPRGPLPEPPSPGSKPRPNDLNTASNPVKSGHPTLPTKPNLVIKPSVGNKPAPPRPPNTAKPQPPPKSPVVQPNGSTPPHSSRPASRTNSMREFRSSSECDFNTESSHRFSKEDSSFSSTMTHTLPASHHNRSGESHFGHVRPVTVGRAGGLKMTAPSQPPPPPPNRPMIPAPPPPNQPPPPPPHRPKPEPPINAPPQPPSRFSSRQSVYEAYMLYIDLYRAYQNLIYCGDFESKFSFHTAQDFPYPLIYESCTKTYPSKNVLYL, from the exons ATGCCACCGCCACCGCCCCCATGTGCTCCTGGTGGGCTGGGCCCCCGTGCGCCACCCCCTCCGCGTTTGCCTGCTGCCAAactcggtggtggtggtgggggcaATGAACGCAATGCTCTTCTGTCGGATATTAGGAGCGGCACCAGACTTAAAAAAACTGTTACAAATGACCGTTCGGCACCTGCTATCGAGG GTAAAAGTAAGCCCTCTACAAATGGAGGGTCGTtcggtggaggaggagggggaggtggagggggcAGTGGGATGATGAATGGAGGGGTCCCTCAGCTGGGCGGTTTGTTCGCCGGAGGAATGCCCAGGTTGAAACCCACAGGAGCGAGAGGATTCGGCAGTACAAATTCTT CCACAGGCAGTAGTGGGCCGTTACTACCCCCAGGAAGGAAGCCTGCTCCAAGTGTGCCTCAGCGTGATTTGTCATCAGAGTCTGAAGTTTCCACTAATGATATACCTCCTAGTCCAAAG CCTAGTAGTAAGAGTAGTCCAGCCCCTCCTCCGCCTCCAACCACGCGAAAACCTACCTTTCCCGGTGATAGGCCGTCGCCAAGAGGACCCCTTCCCGAACCTCCTAGTCCTGGTAGTAAGCCTAGACCGAAC GATTTAAATACCGCATCAAATCCCGTTAAAAGCGGTCACCCGACCCTTCCAACCAAGCCTAATTTAGTAATCAAACCTAGTGTGGGGAATAAACCTGCACCACCTAGACCACCCAATACTGCCAAGCCACAACCTCCACCAAAGTCGCCAGTAGTACAA CCAAATGGGAGCACTCCACCTCATTCCAGTAGACCAGCAAGTAGAACAAATAGCATGCGTGAGTTCAGGAGTTCGAGCGAATGCGATTTTAACACGGAGAGTAGTCATCGTTTTTCAAAAGAAGATAGCTCCTTTTCGTCGACTATGACGCATACGCTTCCAGCATCGCATCACAACAGGTCGGGAGAATCACACTTCGGTCACGTCCGGCCAGTAACCGTGGGACGGGCGGGGGGGCTCAAGATGACTGCCCCTTCacagccccctcccccaccacctaaCAGGCCAATGATTCCAGCACCCCCTCCGCCAAACCAgcctcccccacctccccctcacAGACCGAAGCCAGAG cCTCCTATTAATGCACCTCCCCAGCCTCCCAGCAGATTTTCATCACGTCAGTCAG TTTATGAGGCATACATGTTATATATTGACCTCTATCGGGCTTATCAAAATCTTATTTATT GTGGTGACTTTGAAAGCAAATTCAGTTTTCATACAGCTCAGGATTTCCCTTACCCCCTCATATACGAGAGCTGCACGAAGACCTACCCCAGCAAGAATG